One Methylophaga marina DNA window includes the following coding sequences:
- a CDS encoding PLP-dependent aminotransferase family protein, translating into MSTWSARIDSNARVKYIGIVDAIETDIKNRILKPGDRLPAQRQMADALSVDLTTVTRAINEAARRGLVETQRGNGCFIAQTTFSHYNSSQLIEGKTLDLSMNNPPIPNELNLEKSIAEAISELSLSGISASHHLCYQETAGHPDDRLAGQQWLSPKLTGLNSDQLLISSGAHSALFCLLSYLKRKGAKTIAAPEFSYPGLRAMADQLQLDVIGISMDEQGIIPEQFQLQCVKQSIDVLYVIPNIDNPTTATLSVKRRESLAALADQFNVTIIEDDPYYHFLDEKLPSLYNLARHRTWHVATISKCLSPSLRVAYIASPNINDALGLTEEMRISHLMAPPLMTAVVSHWITHHKINEITQAIKVENIIRQSLAKSIFQQSDVWSHPASPHLWLKLPHGYKALDFAEQASRIGVSIVPSTAFVMSRSHSQAVRISLGASSDFESLKQGLTLLSDLYRPGLIHSKTIV; encoded by the coding sequence ATGTCTACCTGGTCAGCAAGAATAGATTCAAATGCTCGCGTTAAATACATCGGTATTGTTGATGCGATAGAAACAGACATCAAAAACCGTATTCTCAAACCGGGTGACAGATTACCCGCACAACGTCAAATGGCTGATGCACTCTCTGTCGATCTCACTACGGTAACAAGAGCCATTAATGAAGCAGCCAGAAGGGGATTAGTTGAAACCCAAAGAGGCAATGGCTGTTTTATTGCTCAAACCACTTTTTCTCATTACAACTCATCACAGCTTATTGAAGGCAAAACGCTGGATTTAAGCATGAACAACCCGCCTATACCTAATGAGCTGAATCTCGAGAAGAGCATTGCCGAAGCCATCAGCGAACTTAGTCTGTCAGGTATTTCTGCCTCACACCACCTGTGTTACCAGGAAACAGCTGGCCATCCGGATGACCGGCTTGCCGGCCAGCAATGGTTGTCACCGAAACTGACAGGGCTCAATAGCGATCAACTTCTGATTTCTAGCGGTGCTCACAGTGCTTTGTTTTGTTTATTAAGCTATCTCAAACGCAAAGGAGCAAAAACGATAGCCGCTCCTGAGTTTTCTTATCCAGGATTGAGAGCGATGGCAGATCAGTTGCAACTGGACGTCATCGGTATCAGCATGGATGAGCAGGGGATCATTCCAGAACAGTTTCAACTGCAATGCGTAAAACAATCAATCGATGTTTTATATGTTATTCCAAATATTGATAATCCCACCACGGCGACCTTGTCTGTAAAGCGAAGAGAGTCTTTAGCAGCGTTAGCAGATCAGTTCAACGTCACCATTATCGAAGACGATCCTTACTATCATTTTCTCGATGAGAAATTGCCGTCGCTATATAACCTTGCCAGACATCGTACTTGGCATGTTGCCACGATCTCTAAATGCCTTAGCCCATCGTTACGTGTTGCTTATATTGCATCACCGAATATTAATGATGCATTAGGCCTCACCGAAGAAATGCGAATCAGTCATTTAATGGCACCACCACTGATGACTGCCGTTGTCTCGCATTGGATAACACACCACAAAATCAATGAGATTACCCAGGCGATTAAGGTTGAAAATATCATAAGGCAATCATTAGCCAAGTCAATTTTCCAGCAAAGCGATGTATGGTCACATCCTGCTTCACCACACCTGTGGCTAAAGTTGCCTCATGGCTACAAAGCATTAGATTTTGCTGAACAAGCGAGCCGAATTGGCGTTTCTATTGTGCCTTCAACAGCATTTGTCATGTCTCGGAGCCATAGTCAGGCCGTACGCATTTCGCTTGGTGCCAGTAGTGATTTTGAGTCATTAAAACAAGGGTTAACCTTATTGTCGGATTTGTACCGGCCAGGCTTAATTCATTCAAAAACCATCGTATAA
- the ccoG gene encoding cytochrome c oxidase accessory protein CcoG, protein MSKLSEVPIKVEVYDALSDWEVHTGQGENVVARRMKGRFRTLKNFGMSVWLIYFLGPYLRWDGHQAVLLDIPEQQFHLFALTLYPQDIWVLSLTLLFFAILLAAATSIAGRVFCGYFCFQTVWTDIFTFIEGQFEGKTPQKQRKFNTEPWTASKAFRKVGKHGVWLAIAILTGITFSAWFTDAYQLWGDIFSLQAPTPVWVAMGIFTFFTYWFAGFMREQVCFWLCPYARLQGVMYDQETVLPAYDAVRGEPRGKLSRSGTQDANKGSCIDCKLCVAVCPTGIDIRKGQQEGCITCGLCIDACDSIMDKINEPRGLIRYASHKELHQGKAEVSLWKRPRVIVYSLIMAFSIMGVGYGFTHFEPTEFNVVHERRPLYIQMSNGDIQNKYTLKLLNKTDQPLVVNYHIEGLPSASVDGLEQGITIQPGKIVPVTALVRLPSETTESGLHAFHFIATSVGSSAISNRYKAVFIAP, encoded by the coding sequence ATGAGCAAACTATCAGAAGTACCTATTAAAGTTGAAGTTTATGATGCCTTATCCGACTGGGAGGTACATACAGGACAAGGTGAGAATGTCGTTGCCAGGCGCATGAAAGGACGGTTTCGCACCTTAAAAAACTTTGGCATGTCGGTGTGGTTGATTTACTTTTTGGGGCCTTATCTACGTTGGGATGGTCATCAAGCTGTATTGCTGGACATTCCTGAGCAGCAATTTCATTTATTTGCTTTGACCCTATATCCACAAGATATATGGGTGTTGTCGCTAACACTGCTGTTCTTTGCCATATTGTTAGCGGCGGCAACCAGCATTGCAGGACGAGTCTTTTGTGGCTATTTTTGTTTCCAAACAGTCTGGACAGATATATTTACTTTTATTGAAGGACAGTTTGAAGGCAAAACACCACAAAAACAGCGTAAGTTTAACACTGAGCCCTGGACTGCATCTAAAGCCTTCAGAAAAGTCGGTAAGCACGGTGTTTGGTTAGCAATTGCCATACTGACAGGTATTACGTTTTCAGCCTGGTTTACAGATGCCTATCAATTGTGGGGTGATATCTTCTCTCTTCAAGCGCCCACACCAGTCTGGGTGGCAATGGGTATCTTTACCTTTTTCACATATTGGTTCGCGGGGTTTATGCGTGAACAAGTGTGTTTTTGGTTGTGTCCCTATGCGCGTTTACAGGGTGTGATGTATGACCAGGAAACTGTATTACCTGCTTATGATGCAGTACGTGGGGAACCCAGGGGTAAGTTATCCCGTTCAGGTACACAAGATGCCAATAAAGGCTCATGTATCGACTGTAAACTCTGCGTGGCAGTGTGTCCGACGGGTATCGATATTCGTAAAGGTCAGCAAGAGGGCTGTATCACCTGTGGTTTATGTATCGATGCTTGTGACAGCATTATGGACAAAATCAATGAGCCCAGAGGCCTGATTCGTTACGCATCTCATAAAGAACTACATCAAGGTAAAGCTGAAGTTAGCCTATGGAAACGTCCGCGAGTGATTGTTTACAGTTTGATTATGGCTTTTTCAATTATGGGTGTGGGTTATGGCTTTACCCACTTTGAACCCACCGAGTTTAATGTGGTGCATGAGAGAAGACCGTTATATATCCAAATGAGTAACGGTGATATTCAAAATAAATACACCTTAAAGCTACTAAATAAAACAGATCAGCCACTCGTTGTGAACTATCACATTGAGGGTTTGCCATCAGCCAGTGTAGATGGTTTAGAACAGGGCATTACGATACAGCCAGGTAAAATCGTCCCTGTAACAGCCTTAGTCAGATTACCTTCTGAAACAACGGAATCAGGATTACATGCATTCCATTTCATCGCTACAAGTGTGGGAAGTTCTGCTATCAGTAATCGTTACAAAGCGGTATTTATAGCACCATAG